Proteins found in one Homalodisca vitripennis isolate AUS2020 chromosome 4, UT_GWSS_2.1, whole genome shotgun sequence genomic segment:
- the LOC124361041 gene encoding uncharacterized protein LOC124361041 yields the protein MQVESELEKSSLDICDVMKLLLEMRQENKGQTKNLELELGKSIELCHQTISELRKTVDSQSEALNKYKDLYEQLLSEHKRLLIKFVELETRQDEAEQYSRLNTIEINGIPENENENVFSLVQQVGNSLNIQVKEEMVDVCDRLGGKCGERPRGIVAKFTRRTVKEEFLQKRRVKRNLNTSDIGFPSPASVIYVNESLTPIRRRIFNEVRSIKKEKGFTFVWIRNGKIMVRPSEGDKVSAVSNWNDVEKLRKLPATTGSPQAPGNELLTDNSTNSSSCSPK from the coding sequence ATGCAAGTGGAATCCGAGCTGGAGAAGAGTTCACTAGACATATGTGACGTCATGAAGCTACTACTCGAGATGAGACAAGAAAACAAAGGTCAAACTAAAAACCTTGAACTTGAACTTGGAAAATCAATTGAACTCTGCCATCAAACTATCTCTGAGTTAAGGAAAACTGTGGATTCACAGTCTGAGGCTTTGAACAAGTATAAAGACTTGTATGAACAACTTTTGTCCGAACATAAAAGGCTGCTAATTAAATTTGTTGAGCTGGAAACCCGTCAAGACGAAGCTGAGCAATACTCTAGACTTAATACAATAGAAATCAATGGGATTCCTgagaatgaaaatgaaaatgttttcagtCTAGTTCAACAAGTCGGAAACAGTCTAAACATACAAGTAAAGGAAGAGATGGTGGATGTCTGCGACAGACTTGGAGGAAAATGTGGCGAAAGACCCCGAGGCATCGTAGCGAAGTTTACAAGAAGAACAGTCAAGGAAgagtttctacaaaaaaggaGAGTCAAGAGAAATCTGAATACGTCTGACATTGGTTTCCCAAGCCCAGCAAGTGTCATCTATGTAAATGAGAGCCTTACTCCTATAAGACGGCGGATATTCAACGAAGTACGATCGATCAAGAAAGAAAAAGGATTCACGTTCGTCTGGATACGAAACGGCAAGATCATGGTGCGACCATCAGAAGGTGACAAGGTGTCAGCAGTGAGCAACTGGAACGACGTGGAGAAGCTGAGGAAGCTGCCGGCAACAACAGGCTCGCCTCAAGCTCCAGGTAACGAACTCCTCACAGACAACAGTACAAACAGTTCATCATGTTCACctaaatga